The Blastomonas sp. SL216 DNA window GAATTGGGTCCCCGCAGCAGTTCGACCGAGCCGATATTGCCGGTCAGGATCGAGCTGAAATCGAACGCGCCCGAAGGTGCCGAGGGATCGTTGACGCGCACGCCATCGACCAGCACCAGCGTCTGCGAGCTGTCGCCGCCGCGGATGAAGACGCTGGTGGTGCCGCCGGGGCCGCCGTTGCGCGCGACGCTGACGCCGGGCAGCGTCTGCAGCACATCGCTGAGCACCTGGGTCTGGCGGCGGTCGAGTTCGGCCTTGTCAACGACAGTGATCGACTGGCCAGTTTCGCTGCGCTTCTGTTCGATGCGGCTGGCGGAGACGACGATATCATCGCCCTCATCCTGCGCGCTCTGGGCGTATAGCGGGGTCACCGCCGCAAGCGTGGCTGCGGAAACGGTTGCGATTCTGGCAAATTTGGACACGATTTTCCCTCGGCCCTTTCCGCCGCCGAAACGGGAAGGCAGATCAACGACATACAGGCCCGCCCGGATCACTCCGGGCGCGGCTTTGGCCTGTGGCATGTCGTTACGAAGGAAAAAACTTTCCCATCCGAACAGGCTGGACCCGGCCCCCGGATGAACGACGCGATGGCAGGTCTCCTGGCTGGTCGATCATCGCCTCGGGCCGTCTTCCCGGGATGGCTCCCAGTGACATGATTGGCCGTCGGCTCCCGACTGACAGTTGCGGGCACAGCGCCGGATTTGCACCGGCTTCCCTCTTCGCCCCCCGATTAAGGGAGGAACCATCTGGATGGGCAACTGATGGATTTGCCCGGTCTTGTCAATCCGGGCTGACATATTCCCCGGTCCGCCGCGCTGACGGACCGGGGCTGATGATGCGTCAGACGAGTTCGACGGCGACCGCCGTGGCCTCGCCGCCACCGATGCAGAGCGACGCCAGGCCGCGCTTGCCGCCATGCGTCTGCAGCGCGGAGACCAGGGTCGCGATGATCCGCGCGCCGCTCGCGCCGATCGGATGACCCAGAGCGGTCGCACCGCCATGCACGTTGACCTTTTCGTGCGGGATGCCGAGGTCGCGCATCGCGATCATCGAGACGCAGGCAAAGGCCTCGTTGACCTCGAACAGGTCGACGTCGTCGACGCTCCAGCCCGCCTTTTCAAGCGCCTTGCGGCTGGCATCGACGGGCGCGGTGGTGAAGCGCGCGGGCGCATGGGCGTGCGCGGCATGGGCGACGATCCGCGCAACCGGCTTAAGGCCCAGCTTGTCCGCCACGCTCTGCCGGGTCAGCACCAGCGCCGCCGCGCCATCCGAGATGGACGATGCATTGGCGGCGGTGATCGTGCCATCCTTGGCGAACGCCGGCTTCAGGCTCGGGATCTTGGAGGCATCGCCCTTGAGCGGCTGCTCATCCTTGTCGATGGTCTCGGTGCCCTTGCGGCCGGTGATCTCGACCGGAACGATCTCGCGATCGAACCCGCCCGATGCCTGCGCCTTTTGCGCGCGGGTCAACGATGCGATGGCATAATCGTCCTGGGCTTCGCGCGTGAACTGATATTCGCCGGCGGTCTCTTCGGCAAAGCTGCCCATCGCCCGGCCAGGCTCATAGGCATCTTCCAGCCCGTCGAGGAACATGTGATCCATCACCCGGTCATGGCCAATGCGCGCGCCGCCGCGATGCTTGGTCAGCAGATAGGGCGCGTTGGTCATGCTCTCCATGCCGCCGGCCACCAGCAGATCGACCGATCCCGAGGCGAGCGCTTCGGCGGCCATGATGGTCGCCTGCATGCCGCTGCCGCACATCTTGTTGACGGTGGTCGCCTCGACCGATTGCGGCAGGCCCGCCTTCAGCGCTGCCTGGCGCGCCGGGGCCTGGCCCAGGCCCGCCGGCAGCACGCAGCCCATATAGATGCGCTCGATCGCATCGCCCGAAACGCCTGCCCGCTCGACCGCCGCCTTGACCGCCGTAGCGCCCAGATCGGTCGCGCTCGCGCCCGAAAGCGAACCCTGAAAGCTGCCCATCGGCGTGCGCGCATAGGAGACGATAACGATGGGATCGGCGGCGGAAAATGCGGTCATGGCATGAGTCCTTCTCAGCAGTTGTGCGCCCGCCTTCCCCTAGAGCAACCGCGAATGCAAGAGGCTAGGCGACAAAGCGCTTTGCCTGGGCCAGTGCGAACCGCTATGCGGTGGCGCGCTGCCGATCCCCGGCAAGGGGCCTTTTTTCCGCTGTCCATGTTCGCGCCTTTGCTCCAGCATCCGATCATCGGCCCGGTCGCTGCCGCGATGCTGGGCGCGATCTTCGGCAGCTTCATCGGCGCGCTGGTCGTGCGCTGGCCCGCGGGCCGCTCCATCCTGTCGGGGCGCTCGCAATGCGACAGCTGCGGCACGGTGCTGCAGCCCTGGCAGCTCATACCCGTGCTATCGCACCTTATGCTGCGCGGCAGATGTGCAGCATGCGGAGCACGGATCGGCCTGCAAAGCCTGGCAACAGAGCTGGCGGCGGCGCTGATCGGCGCGGGCTCGCTGGCGCTCCATCCGGGGCCTGAGGGGCTTGCGATCGCGGCCTTTGGCTGGCTGCTGCTGCCACTCGCACTACTGGACCTGAAGCATTACTGGCTGCCCCATCCGCTGACCGCAGCGCTGGCGCTGGGCGGGCTGGCGAGCGCAGCGACTGGCCTGCCGCCCGACTGGACGAGCCGCCTGATCGGCGCGGGCGCCGGCTTTGGCGGGCTGTGGCTGATCGCGCTGGCCTATCGCGCCGCGCGCGGGCGCGAGGGATTGGGCGGGGGTGATCCGCTGCTGCTCGGCGCGATCGGGCTCTGGCTCGGCTGGCAGATGCTGCCGCTGGTGCTGATGTGCGCCAGCGGTCTGGGCCTGGCCGCCGCGCTGGTCATGCAGCGGCGCGGAACAACGCTCGACAGCGCGACCCGCTTTCCGCTCGGCACCTTGCTGGCGCTGGCGGCCTGGCCGGTCGCGCTGATGGGGTTTAACCCCTGAAGATCAGCTGCGGCGGGTGAGCTTGCGCATGTTGTCGCCCAGAAATGCCTGGCCGCGCTGCGACACGGCGATCGCACAGCTGGCCAGCAGCGCCATGAAGCCCAGACCGATCACCAGACCCGACGATGCGCCTATGGCGAGCAGGACCAGCATCACCCCGACAAAGGGCAAGGCGACAAGGCCGAACAGGCCGGCGACCACGAGCGTGGCCTGAAGGTGATGCAACATGCTGGAGAACTTTCGGACAAAGCTGCGTTCGCGCAGAAATCGAACGACACAATAGCCAAGCCGATGCCTCAATATGTCAAAATTTCAGTCGTTTGACCAGCAGTTTCATCCCGCTTCACGCCCGGCGATCAGCGCATCGACCACCGATGGATCCGCCAGCGTGCTGGTATCGCCGAGCGAACCGAAATCATTTTCCGCGATCTTGCGCAGGATGCGGCGCATGATCTTGCCGCTGCGCGTCTTGGGCAGCGCCGGCGTGAAGTGCAGATGGTCGGGCGTCGCGATCGGGCCGATCTCCTTGCGGACCAGCGCCTTGAGCTCGCCCGCCAGCGCGTCATCGGCATTTTCGCCGACGTTCAGCGTCACATAGCAATAGATGCCCTGCCCCTTGATATCGTGCGGAAAGCCGACGACTGCCGCCTCGGCGACGCGCGGGTGCAGAACCAGCGCACTTTCGACCTCTGCCGTGCCCATGCGATGGCCCGAGACGTTGATCACGTCATCGACCCGGCCCGTGATGCGGTAATAGCCATCCTCGTCGCGCTTGCAGCCATCACCGGTGAAATATTTGCCGCGATAGGTGCTGAAATAGGTCTGCACGAAGCGCTCGTGATCGCCATAGACGGTACGCGCCTGGCCCGGCCAGGAGCCTGCAATGCACAGATTGCCCTCGGTCGCGCCGTCCAGGATGTTGCCATCGGCATCGACCAGCTCGGGCCGGATGCCGAAGAACGGCAGGCCTGCGCTGCCCGGTCGCATGGCATGCGCATATGGCAGGGTGGTGATCATGATCCCGCCGGTCTCGGTCTGCCACCATGTGTCGATCACGGGCACGGCGTCCTTGCCCACGGTGCGGCGGTACCAGCGCCAGGCCTCGGGATTGATCGGCTCGCCCACCGATCCGATCAGGCGCAGCGCGGACAGGTCATGCCTGGCGATCGGCCCCTCGCCCTCGCGCATCAGCGCGCGGATCGCGGTGGGGGCGGTGTAGAAGATGTTGACCCGGTGCCGCTCGCACATATCCCAGAAGCGGCTATGATCGGGATGGTTGGGCACGCCTTCGAACAACAGGCTGGTGGCCCGGTTGAGCAGCGGGCCATAAACCGAATAGCTGTGCCCCGTCACCCAGCCGATGTCGGCGGTGCACCAATAGACCTCGCCGGGGCGATAATCGAAGGCATAGTGAAACGTGGTGGCGACCCAGACCGCATAGCCGCCGGTCGTATGCAACACGCCCTTGGGCTTGCCAGTCGATCCCGAGGTATAGAGGATGAACAGCGGGTCTTCGGCCCCGATCGGCTCGCAAGGGCAGATCGCGGGCACGGTGGCAGCAAGTTCGTGATACCAGTGGTCGCGGCCCTTGGTCATCGCGACATCGCCGCCGCCATGGCGCACCACCAGCACCGCATCGACGCTGATGCCATGCTGTTCCAGCGCCGCATCGACATTGGCCTTGAGCGGCACGGTCTTGCCCCCGCGCATTCCGGCATCGGCGGTGATGATGAAGCGGCTGGCGCAATCCTCGATCCGCCCGGCCAGCGCTTCGGGCGAGAAGCCGCCGAACACGACCGAGTGGATCGCACCGATCCGTGCGCAGGCGAGCATCGCGATCGCGCCTTCGAGCACCATCGGCATGTAGATCGTCACGCGGTCGCCCCTGGCGACGCCCAGCGCGGTCAGGGTGCTGGCGAAGCGCTGCACCTCGGCGAGCAGCGCGTCATAGCTGAGCGCGCGGACATCGCCCGGCGCATCGCCTTCCCAGATCAAGGCCGTGTCCGCGCCGTGTCCGGCCAGCACGTGCCGGTCGACGCAATTGTAGCACAGGTTCAGCTCGCCATCGTCATACCAGCGGATGTTGACCGGATCGAAGCTCGAGCGGTTGATATGCGCGGGCTTGACCATCCAGTCGATCCGGTCTGCCTGCAGCGCCCAGAAGCCATCGGGATCGCGCAGCGATGCAGCGTAAAGCTCGGCATACTGGGCCGGCGTGCACCAGGTTTCGGCATCCTCGGGCGGGGCGATCAGCGGCTCGGCATGCGCGTCGGCGGTGGTGGCGGTGCTCATCGATCAGGTCCTCGCATGCCGGCAGGTTGGTCTGCCGTTCTTGCTGCCTGTTGTGCCGCAGAGGCGCAGGCCGAGCAACCCGTCGCAAACCGTCGCATGTTGGTCAAAACGATATTGATATAACATCACACCAGTGCTAGCCGACCAGCCGCAACCCGCCCGTGCCGGAGCGCGCTTCCCAGGAATGCGCCCGCCCGGGCGGACAGACTGCCGGACAGCGGCAGCTCATTCCTTCACGAAACGCCCCCAGGGAGCATCATATAACATGCGTCGCACGCTTCTTCCGCTATCCTCCACGCTTTCGCTCGCAACCGCCTTGCTGGCCCCCCTGCCCGCGCTCGCGCAGCAGGCAGACCAGGCCGAACAGCCTGTGGCGGAAGACGACGATTTTCATCGCAATGGCGGCATCATCGTCACCGCACCGTTCGTGCGCGACCTCAGCATTCTGGCCGGTACGTCCGAAATCTCGGGTGACACGCTGGCGCGCGAGGCCCGCGCCCAGATCGGCGATGCGCTGACCAAGCTTCCCGGCGTTTCAGCCACCAGCTTCTCGCCCGGTGCCTCGCGCCCGGTGCTGCGCGGCTTCCAGGGTGAACGCATTCGCGTGCTGACCGATGGCATCGGCACCATCGACGTGTCGAACACCTCGCCCGACCATGGCGTCACCGTCGAGCCGATCATCCTCGACCGGATCGAGGTGCTGCGGGGTCCTGCGGTGCTGCTGTTCGGCGGACAGGCCGTGGGCGGCGCGGTCAATGCGATCGACAAGCGCATCCCGCGCGAGGTGCCCGAAGAGCCGTTCCATCTCGACGCGTTGGCGACTTATGGATCGGCGGCGGACGAGCGCAGCATCGGCGCAAGCCTGGATGTGCCGCTGACCTCGAAGCTGGTGCTGCACCTCGACGGCAGCTACCGCAAGTCCGACGATCTGGAAGTCGGCGGCTTCGTGCTGTCGCCCGGCCTGCGCGCCCAGCAGCGCGAGATTGCGGCTGAAGAGCGCGCCGAGGGCAATCTGGAAGAGGCCGCAGAGGCCGAGGAACTGGCGGGCCTGCGCGGCCGCATCCCCAATACCGGCACCGAAACCTACAGCTTTGGCGGTGGCCTGGCCTATATCGGCGAAGGCGGCAGCTTCGGCATTTCGGGCAGCTATTACAACAGCCTTTATGGCGTGCCCGAGCGCCCCGGCGCAGGCCATGCGCATGGTGAGGAGGAAGGCGCCGGCGGCGAGGAGGAAGAAGGCCCCGTCACCATCGGGCTCGACCAGATCAAGGTCGATTTCCGTGGCCAGGTGAACCTGCCCGGATTCTTCGAGGCACTGCGCCTGCGCGCGGCCTATGCCGATTTCAAGCAGACCGAATTCGAGGGTGACGAGGTCGGCACCGTCTTCCGCAACAACGGTATCGAGTCGCGGCTGGAGCTGGTGCAGCGCGAGCGCGGCGGCTGGCGCGGTGCAAGCGGCGTGCAATATGTCCATCGTGATTTTAGCGCGATCGGCGCGGAAGCCTTTGTGCCGCCCAACACCACCGACCAGGTCGGCATCTTCACGCTGCAGGAAGTGCGCTTCGGCAATATCGAGCTGGAAGGCGCAGGCCGCTTTGACCGTGTCGTTGTGAAGTCGCAGGATGTGGGCGTGGAGCGGCGCTTCAACTCCTATTCCTTCGCCGCTGGCCTGGCCTATATCCCGACCGAAAAGCTGCGGATAGGCATCAACCTCAACCGCGCCCAGCGCGCGCCTGCAGCCGAAGAACTGTTCTCCAACGGCCCGCATATCGCAACGCAGGCGTTCGAGATCGGCAATCCCGATTTCACCACCGAAAAGAGCTGGGGCGGCGAAGCCTATATCCGCTATTCGACCCCGGACGTGAACCTGTCGCTCACCGGCTTCTACAACCGCTTCGATGACTTCATCATCGATGTGCCCACCGGGCTGGAAGAAGACGAGCTGCCGGTGTTCCAGTTCATCCAGAACGACGCCAAATATTATGGCGTGGAAGCCGAAGCTTCGGTGGTGTTTGCGCGGGCTGGAAACTTCAAGTTCGTCGCCGATGGCGTGGCCGACTATGTCCATGCCTCGCTCGACGGCCTGGGTCCGGTGCCGCGCATCCCGCCGCTGCGCCTGCTTGGCGGCCTGGAGGCGCAGAGCGATGCGCTGAACCTGCGCGCCGAAGTCGAATGGTTCGACGACCAGCAGCGCAATGCCAATTTCGAAACGCCGACCGAGGGCTTTACCCTGGTCAATGCCAGCGCGTCGTGGAAGCCGTTCGGCCCCTCGCGCGGGGTGACGCTGATCGCATCGGCCAACAACATCTTCGATGTGGTCGGTCGCCGCGCCTCCAGCTTCACCAAGGATTTCGCACCGCTGGGCGGCCGCGATTTCCGCATCTCGGCACGGTTCAGCTTCTGATGCCACGGCCCCTCCCGGCAAGCGGGAGGGGCCGTCAAGCCGCGCATGATCCGGACAGGCCCTGCGATTGCGCACCCGCAATAGGGGTGCTACACGTCAAGGCCTGACGGGAGACATCGACATGGTCAAGCAGCGCTACTGAAACAGCCCTGACATCGGCGACGGAAGCATTCCCTCGCCATCCAAGACCGTATCGGACCCATTATGCAAAGACTTGAGAACAAGGTCTGCGTCGTCACCGGCGCAGCCCGCGGCATTGGTGCCGCCATTGCCCGCCGCTTCCATGATGAAGGCGGCATCGTCATCCTCACCGATATCGACAGCGCTGCCGGCCAGGCCATGGCCGACAGCATCGGCAGCCGCTTCATCCCGCTCGACGTGACGCGCGAGGCCGATTGGGCCGGGCTGCAGGCAGAGGTGCCCGTCGCCGATGTCGTCGTCAACAATGCCGGCGTGACCGGTTTCGAGCATGGCGCCGCCGCGCACGATCCGGAACATGCCAGCCTGGCCGATTGGCGTGCCGTGCATGCCGTCAATCTGGACGGCACCTTTCTGGGTTGCCGTTATGCCATTGCGGCGATGAAGGCCCGGGGCACAGGATCGATCATCAATATCTCGTCGCGATCCGGACTGGTCGGCATCCCGCTGGCAGCAGCCTATGCCTCATCCAAGGCGGCGATCCGCAACCACAGCAAGAGTGTCGCGCTCTATTGCGCGCAGCAGGGCTGGCAGATCCGCTGCAACTCGATCCACCCCGCCGCCATCCTCACCCCGATGTGGGAGGCGATGCTGGGCACCGGGCCGGACCGCGAGGCGCGCATGGCCGCGATGGTCGCCGATACGCCGCTCAGGCGCTTCGGTACCGTCGAGGAGGTGGCGGCCATTGCCGCGATGCTCGCCGCCGATGAATCAGCCTATGTCACCGGCAGCGAGTTCAACATTGACGGCGGCCTGCTGGCAGGCTCGGCCGCCTCTCCCGGATAGCCCTCACACCGTCGGCAGCACGTGATCCCTGAACTGGTCGCGCAGCGCGGTCTTGAGCAGCTTGCCGGTCGCGCTGTGCGGTAGCTGGTCGACGAACACGATATCGTCGGGCAGCCACCATTTGGCCACGTGCTGCGCCAGGTGCGCGAGAATCGCTTCCTTCGACGGGCTGGTGCCCGGCTTGGGCACCACCAGCAGCAGCGGGCGTTCATCCCATTTCGGGTGCGGCAAGCCGATCGCGGCGGCTTCGGCGACATCGGGCATGCCGACCGCCGCATTTTCCAGATCGACCGAGCTGATCCATTCACCGCCCGATTTGATCACGTCCTTGGCGCGGTCGGTAATCTGCATCACGCCATCGGGATGGATGACCGAAACGTCGCCGGTATCGAACCAGCCATCCTCGGTCAGCGCATCGGCTTCGGCCTTGAAATAGCGCTTGATAATCCAGGGCCCCTTGATCTGCAGGCGGCCGCTGGACTTGCCGTCGCGTGGCTGGACATGGCCTTCATCATCGACGACGCGCAGTTCGACGCCGAACGGCACGCGGCCCTGCTTGGTGACCAGATCCAGCTGCGCCTCGAAGTCCATATCGTCCCAATCGGGCGACGGCGCGCCCATGGTGCCGATGGGCGAGGTCTCGGTCATGCCCCAGGCATGGTTCATCCGCGCGCCCATCTTCATGATCCGCTCGCACATCGCGCGCGGCGCGGCCGAGCCGCCGATGGTGACGACCTGCAGATATTCGGGCTTCCTGCCGGTGCTGTCGATATGCTGGAACATCGCCAGCCACACGGTCGGAACACCGGCCGAATGGGTGACCTTCTCCTCGTTCATTAGGTCGCACAGCACCGAAGGTTCGTTCACGGCCGAAAAGACGAACTTGATCCCCGCAGCCGCGCCCGCAAAGGGAAGGCCCCAGGCAGCGGCGTGGAACATCGGGACCACCGGCAGCGCCACCGATTGCGGCGACAGGCTGAACACCGCAGGCTGCATTTCTGCCATCGCATGGATCACGGTCGAGCGATGCTCGTACAGCACGCCCTTGGGGTTGCCCGTCGTGCCCGAAGTGTAGCACAGCATGCACGGATCGCGCTCCGACCCTTCGTGCCAGCGATAGCCTTCATCGCCGGTTTCGAGCAGCGCCTCGAAACTTAGCGCTGCCGACCCGGCGGGCGGATCGAAACAGACATAATGCTCGATCGTGGTCCAGCGCGGCTTCATCTTGTCGATGATCGGCTGGAACGCCGCATCATAGCACAGCACCCTGTCTTCGGCATGATTGGCGATATATTCGAGCTGCTCCTCGAACAGGCGCGGGTTGATGGTGTGGATCACCCCGCCCATGCCGATCGCGCCATACCAGGTGGCGAGATGGCGGCTGTGGTTCATCGCCAGTGTGGCGACCCTGTCGCCGGGCTGGAGCCCCAGCCTGGTGAGCGCGCTCGCCAGCCGCCGCGCATCGCGGGCAATGCCTGCCCAGTTGGTGCGGGTCTGGCTGCCATCAGCCCAGCGGGACACGATCTCGCGCTTGCCGCTTTCCCGCTCGGCATGGTCGAGCAGCCGCATCACGCGCAATTCATAATCCTGCATGCCGCCAACGATCATCATTCTCTCCCGATCCATGGGCTCTCGCAGGGAGCCGGTTGAAACGGGATCAGAAAGCCCGAAGCCGCGCGCAAGTCAACTGACGAGGCGAAGTTCCGGGCGGGATGCAGCATGTGATTCCACATCGCGCACGCTGATTCCCTCGATCGACCGCAACGCCTCCTGCGTTTCGGGGTCGAGACGGAAGCGATTGCCCAGGCAAACCGGCATGATCCGGCCCTCGCCCAGCATCAGCCGGGCGTGCACCTCGTCCTGCCCGCTGCCGCCCTGGCCCACCAGATCGGCGAGCCGGGCGAGCCCATCGGGATGGTGCACGTCGATGCTGGCCTTGTGCCGCAGCACGACCTTGATCTGGTCAAGCGGCTTGGCGCGGCGGATGGTGGCGCGCGGGGCCTGTTCCTCGCTCGACCGGTCGAATTCCAGCTCGATCAGCAGGCACGCCGACTGGCTGGCCCATTCAGGCATGGCGGCGACCATCTCGTCATCGAACGAGCTCGCCGAAAACTGGCCGGATTCGTCCGACAGGTCGACCATGACAAAGGTGCTGCCGCGCTTGCTCTGGCGGCGGTTGCACCCTTCGACCAGCGCGGCGACCTTGGCCGTCTTGCGCTCGCCGACGCGGACATCGAGCGTATCGACGAGCAGCTGATAGGGCCGCGCCCCTTGCGCCTTGGCGGTCGCGGCAAATTCGGTGACCGGGTGCGCGGAGAAGAAAAACCCGAACGCCTCGCGTTCATAGGTCATCTTCTCGCCCATCGACCAGGGCTTGGCCGATGTGAGGCGCAGCGACTGGCCGGGCTGCTGGACATCGCCGAACAGACCGCCCTGCCCGCTGCTGCGCTGGCGCTGCGCC harbors:
- a CDS encoding TonB-dependent receptor, translating into MRRTLLPLSSTLSLATALLAPLPALAQQADQAEQPVAEDDDFHRNGGIIVTAPFVRDLSILAGTSEISGDTLAREARAQIGDALTKLPGVSATSFSPGASRPVLRGFQGERIRVLTDGIGTIDVSNTSPDHGVTVEPIILDRIEVLRGPAVLLFGGQAVGGAVNAIDKRIPREVPEEPFHLDALATYGSAADERSIGASLDVPLTSKLVLHLDGSYRKSDDLEVGGFVLSPGLRAQQREIAAEERAEGNLEEAAEAEELAGLRGRIPNTGTETYSFGGGLAYIGEGGSFGISGSYYNSLYGVPERPGAGHAHGEEEGAGGEEEEGPVTIGLDQIKVDFRGQVNLPGFFEALRLRAAYADFKQTEFEGDEVGTVFRNNGIESRLELVQRERGGWRGASGVQYVHRDFSAIGAEAFVPPNTTDQVGIFTLQEVRFGNIELEGAGRFDRVVVKSQDVGVERRFNSYSFAAGLAYIPTEKLRIGINLNRAQRAPAAEELFSNGPHIATQAFEIGNPDFTTEKSWGGEAYIRYSTPDVNLSLTGFYNRFDDFIIDVPTGLEEDELPVFQFIQNDAKYYGVEAEASVVFARAGNFKFVADGVADYVHASLDGLGPVPRIPPLRLLGGLEAQSDALNLRAEVEWFDDQQRNANFETPTEGFTLVNASASWKPFGPSRGVTLIASANNIFDVVGRRASSFTKDFAPLGGRDFRISARFSF
- a CDS encoding prepilin peptidase, which produces MFAPLLQHPIIGPVAAAMLGAIFGSFIGALVVRWPAGRSILSGRSQCDSCGTVLQPWQLIPVLSHLMLRGRCAACGARIGLQSLATELAAALIGAGSLALHPGPEGLAIAAFGWLLLPLALLDLKHYWLPHPLTAALALGGLASAATGLPPDWTSRLIGAGAGFGGLWLIALAYRAARGREGLGGGDPLLLGAIGLWLGWQMLPLVLMCASGLGLAAALVMQRRGTTLDSATRFPLGTLLALAAWPVALMGFNP
- the acs gene encoding acetate--CoA ligase; this translates as MSTATTADAHAEPLIAPPEDAETWCTPAQYAELYAASLRDPDGFWALQADRIDWMVKPAHINRSSFDPVNIRWYDDGELNLCYNCVDRHVLAGHGADTALIWEGDAPGDVRALSYDALLAEVQRFASTLTALGVARGDRVTIYMPMVLEGAIAMLACARIGAIHSVVFGGFSPEALAGRIEDCASRFIITADAGMRGGKTVPLKANVDAALEQHGISVDAVLVVRHGGGDVAMTKGRDHWYHELAATVPAICPCEPIGAEDPLFILYTSGSTGKPKGVLHTTGGYAVWVATTFHYAFDYRPGEVYWCTADIGWVTGHSYSVYGPLLNRATSLLFEGVPNHPDHSRFWDMCERHRVNIFYTAPTAIRALMREGEGPIARHDLSALRLIGSVGEPINPEAWRWYRRTVGKDAVPVIDTWWQTETGGIMITTLPYAHAMRPGSAGLPFFGIRPELVDADGNILDGATEGNLCIAGSWPGQARTVYGDHERFVQTYFSTYRGKYFTGDGCKRDEDGYYRITGRVDDVINVSGHRMGTAEVESALVLHPRVAEAAVVGFPHDIKGQGIYCYVTLNVGENADDALAGELKALVRKEIGPIATPDHLHFTPALPKTRSGKIMRRILRKIAENDFGSLGDTSTLADPSVVDALIAGREAG
- a CDS encoding acetyl-CoA C-acyltransferase; this encodes MTAFSAADPIVIVSYARTPMGSFQGSLSGASATDLGATAVKAAVERAGVSGDAIERIYMGCVLPAGLGQAPARQAALKAGLPQSVEATTVNKMCGSGMQATIMAAEALASGSVDLLVAGGMESMTNAPYLLTKHRGGARIGHDRVMDHMFLDGLEDAYEPGRAMGSFAEETAGEYQFTREAQDDYAIASLTRAQKAQASGGFDREIVPVEITGRKGTETIDKDEQPLKGDASKIPSLKPAFAKDGTITAANASSISDGAAALVLTRQSVADKLGLKPVARIVAHAAHAHAPARFTTAPVDASRKALEKAGWSVDDVDLFEVNEAFACVSMIAMRDLGIPHEKVNVHGGATALGHPIGASGARIIATLVSALQTHGGKRGLASLCIGGGEATAVAVELV
- a CDS encoding SDR family oxidoreductase, translated to MQRLENKVCVVTGAARGIGAAIARRFHDEGGIVILTDIDSAAGQAMADSIGSRFIPLDVTREADWAGLQAEVPVADVVVNNAGVTGFEHGAAAHDPEHASLADWRAVHAVNLDGTFLGCRYAIAAMKARGTGSIINISSRSGLVGIPLAAAYASSKAAIRNHSKSVALYCAQQGWQIRCNSIHPAAILTPMWEAMLGTGPDREARMAAMVADTPLRRFGTVEEVAAIAAMLAADESAYVTGSEFNIDGGLLAGSAASPG
- a CDS encoding long-chain fatty acid--CoA ligase, whose product is MMIVGGMQDYELRVMRLLDHAERESGKREIVSRWADGSQTRTNWAGIARDARRLASALTRLGLQPGDRVATLAMNHSRHLATWYGAIGMGGVIHTINPRLFEEQLEYIANHAEDRVLCYDAAFQPIIDKMKPRWTTIEHYVCFDPPAGSAALSFEALLETGDEGYRWHEGSERDPCMLCYTSGTTGNPKGVLYEHRSTVIHAMAEMQPAVFSLSPQSVALPVVPMFHAAAWGLPFAGAAAGIKFVFSAVNEPSVLCDLMNEEKVTHSAGVPTVWLAMFQHIDSTGRKPEYLQVVTIGGSAAPRAMCERIMKMGARMNHAWGMTETSPIGTMGAPSPDWDDMDFEAQLDLVTKQGRVPFGVELRVVDDEGHVQPRDGKSSGRLQIKGPWIIKRYFKAEADALTEDGWFDTGDVSVIHPDGVMQITDRAKDVIKSGGEWISSVDLENAAVGMPDVAEAAAIGLPHPKWDERPLLLVVPKPGTSPSKEAILAHLAQHVAKWWLPDDIVFVDQLPHSATGKLLKTALRDQFRDHVLPTV